GCCCGCCATGGGCGCCATCGCAGCCGAGGGCGCCCACCTTCCGATCCTGACCTCGGACAACCCGCGGACCGAGTCTCCGTCACGCGTCCTCGACGATGTGGAGGAGGGAATGGGGAAGACGCCGCACCTGCGCATCGTGGACCGCCGCGCCGCCATCGCTCGCGCCGTCGCCATCGCGCGGCCCGAGGATACGATCCTCCTCGCCGGAAAGGGACACGAGACGTACCAGGTGGTCGGCACGGAGCGGCTGCCGTTCGATGAGCGCGACGTGGTGGCGGAAGCCATCCAGGCGCTGGCCAAGTGACGACATTCGCCTGGACCGCGAAGCAGGTGACGGAGGCCCTCGGCCTCGCGCCCGCCGGCTGGGACCACTCGTACACCGGCCTCTCGACTGACACGAGATCGCTCGAGGAAGGGCAGCTGTTCGTCGCGCTCAAGGGCGAGCGGTTCGACGCCCACGGCTTCCTGAGCGATGCGCGGCTCGCGGGGGTGGGCGGCGTGATCGTCCGGAAGGGCACGCCGCGGTGGCCCGGCTTCGACTGGTTCGAGGTGGACGACACGCTGGCCGCGCTGGGCCGCCTGGCGCGCTATCGTCGCGACCAGTTCTCCGGCCCGGTGGTCGCGGTGACCGGCACCAACGGGAAGACGAGCACCAGGGAGCTGATCGCGGCGGCGCTGGGGCCGAAGTTGACGGTCCACAAGTCCGAGCGGAACCTGAACAACCTGGTGGGTGTCCCGCTCACGGTGCTCGCGGCGCCACTCGAAGCCGGCGCAATGGTGGTCGAGTGCGGCGCGAACCTTCGCGGCGAGATCCCGCGGATGAGAGAGATCGTTCGGCCCGACATCGCGGTCGTCACGAACGTCGGCCCCGGCCACCTCGAGGGCTTCGGCGGCCCGGAGAACGTGCTCGAGGAGAAGGTCGCGTTGCTGGGCGGGGCACCGAAGGCGATCGTGGGCTTGCAGCCGCCCGAGCTTGCCGAGGCGGCGCGCCGCGCCGCGAAGAGCGTGGTCACGGCGGGCGAGGGCGCGCCGGCCGACTGGACCGCGGAGGACGTCGTGCTCCTCGGGGATGGCCACCCGCGCTTCACCGTGCGCGGCGTCCCGGTGGAGCTCGCGCTCCGCGGCCGGCACATGGTGGGGAACGCGCTCATCGCGCTGGCGGTGGCGGAGGCGCTTGGCGTACCGTTGGAAGCGGCGGCGCCGGCGCTCCAGGCGGCCCGCATCCCGGGCGGCCGGAGCGAGATGTTCGAGGTGGACGGCGTCACCGTCATCAACGACAGCTACAACGCCAACCCGACGTCGCTGCGCGCTGCGCTCGATCTGCTCGCCAGCGTTCGTGGGGACCGGCGCGTGGTTATCGTAGTCGGCACGATGCGCGAGCTTGGTGCCGCTTCGTCCGACCTGCACGCCGCCGCCGCGGACGCGGTGCTCGCGGTGAAACCGGATCTCGTCGCGGCCGTGGGCGACTTCGTGCCGGCGTTCGAGGCGCTGCAGGACCGGATCGAGTCGAAGCAGCTGCTGCTGGGCGACACCCCCGAAGCGATCGCCGAGCCGCTGAAGCAGAGGCTCCGTGCCGGGGACGTGGTGCTGTTCAAGGCGTCGCGCGGGGTGGCGCTCGAGCGGATCTTCCCCCTCCTCTGGCCGACCCTCACCGCCGCCGAGGCGCACTAGTGCTCTATCATCTGCTCTATCCGTACGCCCGGCAGTTCGCCCTGGCGAACCTGGTCAGCTACATCTCGTTCCGAGCCGCGGCGGCCACGGTCACGGCGCTCCTCCTCGCCTTCTTCCTCGGGCCGGCCATCATCGAGTGGCTCCAGGCGCACAAGATCGGGCAGATCGTGCGCTCCGAGGGACCCGCGACGCACCTGGGCAAGCGCGGCACCCCGACGATGGGCGGCCTCATCATCATCGCCGCGACGCTCCTGCCCACGCTGCTCTGGGCCAGGCTCGACAACCGCTTCGTGCTGGTCGCGCTGTTCGCATTGCTGTGGATGGGCGCCATCGGCTTCGTGGACGACTACCTCAAGGTAGTGCAGCACAGCTCGCGCGGGCTCGTGGCGCGCTACAAGCTCGCCGGCCAGATCGTGTTCGGCCTCGCGCTCTCCGGCTTGCTGCTGGCGTTCCCGTGGACCGGCACCGTCCTCCCGCCGACCGCGACCACGCTGCCGTTCTTCAAGTACGTGTACGTCGTGATGTGGTGGCCGCTGTACGCGGCGTTCGTGACCTTCATCGTGACCGGAACGACCAACGCGGTGAACCTCACCGACGGCCTCGACGGGCTCGCCGCCGGACTCAGCGCGATCGCCGCGGTCAGCTTCGCCGCTTTCGCCTACATCTTCGGCCGGACGGACACCTCGGAGTACCTGAAGGTCTTCTATCTCCCGGGCTCGGGCGAGCTGGCCGTCTTCTGCGCTAGCCTGATGGGCGCGTGCATCGGGTTCCTATGGTTCAACGCGCACCCCGCGAAGGTGATCATGGGCGACACCGGGGCGCTCGCCATCGGTGGGGCGATTGGGACGGTGGCCATCCTGCTCAAGTCCGAGTTCCTCCTCCTGCTCGTGGGCGGCGTGTTCGCGGCGGAGACGCTGTCGGTGATGATCCAGCGGCGCGTTTTCAAGTACCGGCTGCGACGCCACGGCCGTCCTTACGCCGAGCAGCACCGCGTCTTCCGGATGGCGCCGCTCCACCATCACTTCGAGCAGCTCGGCTGGCACGAGTCCACCGTGGTGACGCGGTTCTGGATCCTGGGCCTGCTGTGCGCGCTCGTCGCGCTCTCGACCCTCAAGATCCGGTGATTCCGGCTTCGTGGCGGCAGGGCGAGGTCGCGGTGATCGGCCTGGCGCGGAGCGGGAAGGCGGCCTGCGCGTTGCTGCGGAAGAACGGAATGCGCGTGTACGGCTCCGACACGGCCGACCCACCGGCCCTGGCGGAGACCGCGGCCACGCTGCGCGCCGCGGGATGCGAGGTACAGCTCGGCGGGCACGACCTGGCGCGCATCGCGCGGGCGGCGATGGTCGTCCTCTCACCCGGCGTTCCACCGGACGCGGAGCCGGTCCGCGCGGCCGCCGGCGCCGGGGTGCCGGTGATCTCCGAGCTGGACCTGGCGGCACGCTTCCTCCCGGGTACGCGGCTCATCGTCGCGACGGGAACCAAGGGCAAGTCCACCACCTCGGCGATCGTCGCTCATCTCCTGAGCGCCGCCGGCCTCGGGCCGGCGGTCGCAGCGGGAAACATCGGGAGCCCGCTCTCGGATGTCGCGGCCTCGGGTGCGACGCAGGCATGGCTCTCCGTCGAGGCCAGCTCGTTCCAGCTCCACGATTGCCCGGAACTGAGGCCAGCCGTGGGCGTGCTCACGAACCTCTCCGCCGACCACCTGGACCGGTACGCGTCGGTGGAGGCCTACTATGCCGACAAGCGCCTCCTCTTCCGTCACGCAACGCGGGAGAGCCGCTGGGTGCTGAACGCGGATGACGGAGCCGTTCTCTCGATGACCGCGGGAGTGCCGGGCGTGCAGGAGCTGTTCTCGCTGGAGCGACGCTCCGCGGAAGGGTACTACGATCGCGCGGCCGGCTGGCTGGTGCTGCGCGGGACGCCGCTCCTCCGTCGCTCCGACCTCGCGCTCCTGGGTGACCACAACGCGGCGAACGCGCTGGCGGCCGTGCTCGCGGTGCCGGCCGAAGTGGACCGGGAGGTCGTCGCGCAGGCCCTTCGCACGTTCCGGCCGCTGCCCCACCGGCTCGAGCCGGTGCGCGAGGTGCGCGGCGTGCTGTGGGTCAACGACTCCAAGGCCACGACGGTGTCCTCGTGTCTCTCCGCGATCCGGAGCATCGAGCGGCCGGTCGTGCTGCTCATCGGCGGGAAGGACAAGGGCAGCGACTTCGCCGAGCTGCGTGGGGTGCTGCGCGGCGCCCGCGGTGTGGTGGCGTACGGCGAGGCTGAGCCGCTGGTCGCGAAGGCGCTCGACGGCGCCACGACCGTGGTGCGCGGCGGCCGCGACTTCGCGGCCGTGCTCGCCAAGGCCGGTGAGCTGGCCAAGCCGGGAGACGCGGTCCTGCTGTCTCCCGCGTGCGCGAGCTTCGACATGTTCGCGAACGCGGAAGACCGCGGCCGGCAGTTCCGGGCCCTCGTGGAGGGAATGTGACCACAGCTTCATCCGTCGGTCCGCGGAGGTAGGGTGGCGAGAGGGCGGAAGGAGTGGGTCCTCGGTTGGGAGTCGCGTCTCCTCGTCATTCTCACGGCGGTCCTCGTCGTGTTCGGATTGGCGTCAGTTTACGGGGCGTCGTCTTCGCTGGTGGAGCGAGGCCGAGCCCTTGGCTCGGCCCGCGGGCTCGACCAGGCCGTGGGCGCCGCGGCCGGAGGGCTGCTGTTCCTGCTCGCCTCGCGCGTTAATCTGGATCGCCTGCGCCGGCTCGCGTGGCCGATCGTGCTGGTGACGCTCGCGCTGCTCGTGGTGCTGCTCCTCCCGTTCACGTACGCCATCGCGCCCCGAATCAACGGCGCGCGCCGCTGGTTGAACCTCGGCGTCTCGATCCAGGTGTCGGAGATCGCCAAGCTCGCCGTGGTGACGTGGACGGCGATGCTCTGCGCCAAGAAGGGCGCGGAGGTCAAACGTCTCAGCAAGGGGCTGCTGCCCGTGCTGGTGGTCGTGGCGCCGCTCTCGGCGCTCATCCTGCTCGAGCCCGACCTCTCGACCGCCGTCGTCATCGGCTTCCTCGCCCTGCTGGTGCTCTTCGCGGCCGGAGCGCGCATCGGCCACTTCATCCTCCTCGGGATGGCCGCTCTCCGGCTGGTCTGGAGCCAGATCGAGGGCGCGCAGTACCGCGTCCTGCGGATGGCGTCGTTCCTGGATCCCGGCGCCGGCCGGCTCGGCGACTCGTACCAGGTGGACCAGTCGCTGATCGGCATCGGCGCGGGCCGGCTCTTCGGCGTGGGATTCGGGCAAGGGCAGCAGAAGCTCGGGTTCCTACCCTATCCCTACAGCGACTTCATCTTCAGCACCATCGCCGAGGAGTGGGGTTTCGTCGGAGTCGTGTTCCTCGTCGCCTGTTTCTCGGCGTATGTATTCCTGGCGCTGAGGCTGGCGCGCGCCGCCGCCGACCCGTTCCGCCAGTACCTCGGGGTCGGGCTTGCCGCGATGGTGGGCACTGACGCTTTCCTGCACATGGGGGTGGGGGTCGGGATCGTGCCGACGACCGGGCTGGTGCTGCCTTTCATCTCGCACGGCCGGTCAGGACTCATCATCTCCATGATCGCGTCCGGACTCCTCGTGAACCTCGGCACCCGCCGCAGACAGGTGGTCGCTTGACCACGGTGCTCTTCGCGGGCGGCGGGACCGGCGGCCACCTGATGCCAGCGCTCGTTCTAGCGGAAGAGATGGTGCGGCTCGACCCTTCCATTCAACCGTTCTTCGTCGGGAGCAGGCGGGGCGTGGAGGCCGGCGTCCTGACCCAGCGCCCGTGGCGTTACGTGCTACTGCCGCTGGAGCCCCTCCGCCGCGGGCAGTGGTGGAAGAACGTCGCCCTGCCCGTGAGCTTCACCCGGTCCATCCTGGCCATCGGCGGGATCCTGCGGCGGGAGCGCCCCGGTCTGGTAGTCGGGACGGGCGGCTACGTGTCGGGGCCAGTGGTCGGTGCCGCCATGGCGCTCGGGGTTCCCAGCCTCATCCAGGAACAGAACGCCTACCCCGGTCTGGCAACCCGTTGGCTGGCGGGGAAGGCGCGCCAGATTCATCTCGGCTTTCCAGAGGCGAGGAAGCACCTGCGGCCGGGACCGGATACCCAGGTGTTCGTGTCGGGGAACCCGATTCAGCCACCCCCCGAGGTCCTGCCACCGAAGAGTGAGGCCAAGTCCCGGCTCGGGTTCTCACCCGAGAGCCCGGTGGTGCTTGTAATGGGGGGTAGTCAGGGGGCGCTCGCGATCAACCAGTCGGTGCGGGACGCCCTCGTGGGAGGATACTGGCCGAAGGATGCCAACCTGGTCTGGCAGACGGGGCCGGGTACCTACTCAGCCTTTTCCGGCTATGCGGTTCATGGTCGGATCGTGGTGGAGCCTTTCATCGATCCGATCGAACGGGCCTACTCAGCCGCCGACCTCGTGGTGGCTCGCTCTGGTGCCATGACCCTCGCCGAGGTCACTGCGTGGGGTCTTCCGTCCGTCCTCATTCCCCTTCCGATGGCGGCCGCCGGGCACCAGCTGGCCAACGCTCGAGCGCTCGAGGAGGCAGGCGCAGCGGTGCTCCTGGAGCAGGTCTCGGCGACCGGTGAGGCGCTGGGGCAACGCGTCTCCCAGCTGCTGCACGACCCTGCAAGATTGGCGGACATCGGTGCCGCCGCGCGAAGCCGTTCCCGCCCTAACGCCGGTCGTGAAATCGCCGCGAAGGGCCTTGAGATCCTGT
The nucleotide sequence above comes from Gemmatimonadales bacterium. Encoded proteins:
- the murF gene encoding UDP-N-acetylmuramoyl-tripeptide--D-alanyl-D-alanine ligase, encoding MTTFAWTAKQVTEALGLAPAGWDHSYTGLSTDTRSLEEGQLFVALKGERFDAHGFLSDARLAGVGGVIVRKGTPRWPGFDWFEVDDTLAALGRLARYRRDQFSGPVVAVTGTNGKTSTRELIAAALGPKLTVHKSERNLNNLVGVPLTVLAAPLEAGAMVVECGANLRGEIPRMREIVRPDIAVVTNVGPGHLEGFGGPENVLEEKVALLGGAPKAIVGLQPPELAEAARRAAKSVVTAGEGAPADWTAEDVVLLGDGHPRFTVRGVPVELALRGRHMVGNALIALAVAEALGVPLEAAAPALQAARIPGGRSEMFEVDGVTVINDSYNANPTSLRAALDLLASVRGDRRVVIVVGTMRELGAASSDLHAAAADAVLAVKPDLVAAVGDFVPAFEALQDRIESKQLLLGDTPEAIAEPLKQRLRAGDVVLFKASRGVALERIFPLLWPTLTAAEAH
- the mraY gene encoding phospho-N-acetylmuramoyl-pentapeptide-transferase: MLYHLLYPYARQFALANLVSYISFRAAAATVTALLLAFFLGPAIIEWLQAHKIGQIVRSEGPATHLGKRGTPTMGGLIIIAATLLPTLLWARLDNRFVLVALFALLWMGAIGFVDDYLKVVQHSSRGLVARYKLAGQIVFGLALSGLLLAFPWTGTVLPPTATTLPFFKYVYVVMWWPLYAAFVTFIVTGTTNAVNLTDGLDGLAAGLSAIAAVSFAAFAYIFGRTDTSEYLKVFYLPGSGELAVFCASLMGACIGFLWFNAHPAKVIMGDTGALAIGGAIGTVAILLKSEFLLLLVGGVFAAETLSVMIQRRVFKYRLRRHGRPYAEQHRVFRMAPLHHHFEQLGWHESTVVTRFWILGLLCALVALSTLKIR
- the murD gene encoding UDP-N-acetylmuramoyl-L-alanine--D-glutamate ligase, which gives rise to MRARRALDPQDPVIPASWRQGEVAVIGLARSGKAACALLRKNGMRVYGSDTADPPALAETAATLRAAGCEVQLGGHDLARIARAAMVVLSPGVPPDAEPVRAAAGAGVPVISELDLAARFLPGTRLIVATGTKGKSTTSAIVAHLLSAAGLGPAVAAGNIGSPLSDVAASGATQAWLSVEASSFQLHDCPELRPAVGVLTNLSADHLDRYASVEAYYADKRLLFRHATRESRWVLNADDGAVLSMTAGVPGVQELFSLERRSAEGYYDRAAGWLVLRGTPLLRRSDLALLGDHNAANALAAVLAVPAEVDREVVAQALRTFRPLPHRLEPVREVRGVLWVNDSKATTVSSCLSAIRSIERPVVLLIGGKDKGSDFAELRGVLRGARGVVAYGEAEPLVAKALDGATTVVRGGRDFAAVLAKAGELAKPGDAVLLSPACASFDMFANAEDRGRQFRALVEGM
- a CDS encoding FtsW/RodA/SpoVE family cell cycle protein, with protein sequence MARGRKEWVLGWESRLLVILTAVLVVFGLASVYGASSSLVERGRALGSARGLDQAVGAAAGGLLFLLASRVNLDRLRRLAWPIVLVTLALLVVLLLPFTYAIAPRINGARRWLNLGVSIQVSEIAKLAVVTWTAMLCAKKGAEVKRLSKGLLPVLVVVAPLSALILLEPDLSTAVVIGFLALLVLFAAGARIGHFILLGMAALRLVWSQIEGAQYRVLRMASFLDPGAGRLGDSYQVDQSLIGIGAGRLFGVGFGQGQQKLGFLPYPYSDFIFSTIAEEWGFVGVVFLVACFSAYVFLALRLARAAADPFRQYLGVGLAAMVGTDAFLHMGVGVGIVPTTGLVLPFISHGRSGLIISMIASGLLVNLGTRRRQVVA
- the murG gene encoding undecaprenyldiphospho-muramoylpentapeptide beta-N-acetylglucosaminyltransferase, with the translated sequence MLFAGGGTGGHLMPALVLAEEMVRLDPSIQPFFVGSRRGVEAGVLTQRPWRYVLLPLEPLRRGQWWKNVALPVSFTRSILAIGGILRRERPGLVVGTGGYVSGPVVGAAMALGVPSLIQEQNAYPGLATRWLAGKARQIHLGFPEARKHLRPGPDTQVFVSGNPIQPPPEVLPPKSEAKSRLGFSPESPVVLVMGGSQGALAINQSVRDALVGGYWPKDANLVWQTGPGTYSAFSGYAVHGRIVVEPFIDPIERAYSAADLVVARSGAMTLAEVTAWGLPSVLIPLPMAAAGHQLANARALEEAGAAVLLEQVSATGEALGQRVSQLLHDPARLADIGAAARSRSRPNAGREIAAKGLEILSKS